One genomic region from Acidobacteriota bacterium encodes:
- a CDS encoding TonB-dependent receptor, with product MKIRNTRSLRVLAVAFAFGLALTTVTVAQVSKGVILGTITDQTGAVMPGAEVEVAATGTGVTRLMVTGEDGNYRIVNLDPGEYSVRALLPGFKPKTVQGIILQVDQRARIDVELEVGEVADEVTVQGVTPIIATDQATVGEVIEREKVLELPLNGRQFLQLAELTPGVQRTTVGYMEYSGGSISANGMSDHSNNTMVDGVMNQESGAARMNFSPSIDLIQEFKIQTNVYDAEFGRSGGAQINIVTKRGSLDYHGALYMFHRNDNHEARNFFARRIPEFRRSQFGGSFGGHIPGSEDDFFFFNYEGQRAARGLTVPISVPPADIRNGDFSSLLAPGTNCMDHSNNKGCIYDPATLDPATGTRQPFPNNIIPNDRITQQAKFINQFFPNPTTAGFSGNYIASPDRIRDKDQYSIRYDRDFSDSDSITFRFTYQDRKFLEPQPRGSTTPLVGFRQNQDLNGENHKLGWTHTFSPTTINSFNFGFSQYHQIRDNETTLPDLYVQGGSRGAVTGPEFFEGAGITGVAPDRQKAGIPTINISGWRTIADDTFAPLDNPYNNYVYSNTLNKVQGNHSWKVGIEVIRNAMDMAFEANSRGIISFSPRFSVASVGAPGDQFNAWADYLLGAVTSSGINGALLQLNTKQTWWMFFLQDDWHVHPDLTLNLGVRYEIWQRPYDAENRITGIDIASGQWVFAESIPTLPGTPPNAVTNDEFNYDRSLQKVGGAEMNDWGPRVGFAWRLFGDNKTVLRGGYGVFYSWQVLDIPITMGLGRPWVPPTSISSDRDVPAISFGSPFGTTVVPATGGRGLIRDNRTPYLQQYSLSLDRELLPSMGVEVAYVGNAGRKNVFNFGLNNPYPGPEPTAERRALCRNAGICDLSGISGPVNWGTSNYNALQVKLRKEMGPDGLMLLGAYSWGKVLGTSIAGPQLWEGQPIRDWNRNWKADTGPTRYDTRHLASISWVYQLPFGRGRPLGGDIGRTADLIFGGWKLGGIGTFQTGAFLTPRDIFNASNAGGTRPNLLRNPNDLGHSSRDQMINQFFHTGDRYFARTAPFTFGNAGTGTIVGPGLQLWDISLYKDFYVAEEQRVQFRVEFFNAFNHVNFGNPNTSFGSAAFGTIRSAGDARQVQFGLRYDF from the coding sequence ATGAAGATTCGAAACACCAGATCACTTCGGGTATTGGCCGTCGCGTTTGCCTTCGGGCTTGCGTTGACCACCGTCACGGTGGCACAGGTCAGCAAGGGTGTCATTCTCGGCACCATTACCGACCAGACCGGCGCCGTCATGCCGGGCGCCGAGGTGGAGGTCGCCGCCACCGGGACCGGCGTCACCCGGCTCATGGTCACCGGCGAGGATGGCAACTACCGGATCGTGAATCTCGATCCCGGAGAGTACTCGGTTCGGGCCCTGCTGCCCGGCTTCAAGCCCAAGACCGTTCAGGGAATCATCCTCCAGGTGGACCAGCGGGCGCGGATCGACGTGGAGCTGGAGGTGGGCGAGGTCGCCGACGAGGTGACGGTCCAGGGAGTCACTCCCATCATCGCCACCGACCAGGCGACGGTGGGCGAAGTCATCGAGCGGGAGAAGGTGCTGGAGCTGCCGTTGAACGGGCGCCAGTTCCTTCAGTTGGCGGAACTGACGCCGGGCGTCCAGAGGACCACCGTCGGCTACATGGAATACAGCGGCGGCAGCATCTCGGCCAACGGGATGTCCGACCACTCCAACAACACCATGGTCGACGGGGTCATGAATCAGGAGAGCGGCGCCGCCCGCATGAACTTCTCCCCCAGCATCGACCTGATCCAGGAGTTCAAGATCCAGACCAACGTCTATGACGCCGAGTTCGGCCGCAGCGGCGGAGCCCAGATCAACATCGTCACCAAGCGCGGGTCGCTCGACTACCATGGCGCCCTCTACATGTTCCACCGAAACGACAACCACGAGGCCCGGAACTTCTTCGCCAGGAGGATTCCCGAGTTCCGGCGGAGCCAATTCGGAGGCTCGTTCGGCGGACATATTCCGGGCTCGGAGGACGATTTCTTCTTCTTCAACTACGAAGGACAGCGGGCCGCTCGGGGCTTGACCGTTCCCATCAGCGTGCCCCCGGCGGATATCAGGAACGGTGACTTCTCGAGCCTGCTGGCGCCGGGCACAAACTGCATGGACCACAGCAACAACAAGGGTTGCATCTACGACCCGGCCACCCTGGATCCCGCGACCGGCACCCGGCAACCGTTCCCCAACAACATCATTCCCAATGACCGGATCACACAGCAGGCGAAGTTCATCAACCAGTTCTTCCCCAATCCGACGACTGCGGGATTCTCCGGGAACTACATTGCCAGCCCGGACCGGATTCGAGACAAGGACCAGTACTCGATTCGTTACGATCGCGACTTTTCCGACAGTGACTCCATCACCTTCCGCTTCACCTACCAGGACCGCAAATTCCTGGAGCCGCAGCCGCGGGGCAGCACGACACCTCTCGTCGGGTTCCGGCAGAATCAGGACCTGAACGGCGAAAATCACAAATTGGGATGGACGCACACGTTCAGCCCCACCACCATCAACTCCTTCAACTTCGGATTCAGTCAGTACCACCAGATTCGGGACAACGAGACCACGCTGCCGGACCTCTACGTGCAGGGAGGCAGCCGGGGCGCCGTCACCGGACCCGAATTCTTCGAGGGGGCGGGCATCACGGGAGTGGCCCCCGACCGGCAAAAGGCGGGAATACCGACCATCAACATCAGCGGCTGGAGGACCATTGCCGACGACACCTTCGCGCCGTTGGACAATCCCTACAACAACTACGTCTACTCGAACACCTTGAACAAGGTTCAGGGCAACCACTCCTGGAAGGTGGGGATCGAAGTCATTCGCAACGCCATGGACATGGCGTTCGAGGCCAACAGCCGGGGCATCATCAGCTTCTCGCCCCGCTTCAGCGTCGCCAGCGTCGGAGCCCCCGGCGATCAGTTCAATGCCTGGGCCGACTACCTGCTGGGAGCGGTCACCAGTTCCGGCATCAACGGCGCACTGCTGCAGCTCAACACCAAGCAGACCTGGTGGATGTTCTTCCTCCAGGATGACTGGCACGTGCATCCGGACCTCACTCTGAATCTGGGAGTGCGCTACGAGATCTGGCAGCGCCCCTATGACGCGGAGAACCGGATCACCGGCATCGACATCGCGTCCGGCCAATGGGTGTTCGCGGAGTCGATTCCGACCCTGCCCGGCACGCCCCCCAATGCGGTCACCAATGACGAATTTAACTACGATCGCAGCCTGCAGAAAGTCGGCGGGGCTGAAATGAACGATTGGGGCCCGCGGGTCGGTTTTGCCTGGCGCCTGTTCGGCGACAACAAGACGGTGCTCCGGGGTGGATACGGCGTCTTCTACAGTTGGCAGGTTCTGGACATTCCCATCACCATGGGACTGGGCCGGCCCTGGGTGCCGCCGACCAGCATCTCCAGCGACCGGGACGTTCCCGCCATCAGTTTCGGCAGTCCCTTCGGTACGACTGTCGTTCCCGCCACGGGAGGCCGGGGCCTGATCCGAGACAACCGAACCCCCTACCTGCAACAGTACTCCCTCAGCCTCGACCGCGAGCTGCTTCCCTCCATGGGAGTCGAAGTCGCCTACGTCGGGAATGCAGGCCGCAAGAACGTATTCAATTTCGGCCTCAACAATCCCTATCCGGGTCCCGAGCCCACGGCCGAGCGGAGGGCTCTCTGCCGCAACGCCGGCATCTGCGACCTGTCCGGGATCAGTGGGCCGGTCAACTGGGGCACCAGCAACTACAACGCGCTTCAGGTCAAGTTGCGCAAAGAGATGGGACCGGATGGACTCATGCTCCTGGGCGCCTACAGTTGGGGCAAGGTCCTGGGGACCTCCATCGCGGGACCCCAGCTCTGGGAAGGCCAGCCGATTCGCGACTGGAACCGGAACTGGAAGGCGGACACCGGTCCCACCAGGTACGACACGCGTCACCTCGCGTCCATCAGTTGGGTCTACCAGTTGCCCTTCGGAAGGGGGAGGCCACTGGGCGGCGACATCGGACGAACAGCCGACCTGATCTTCGGCGGCTGGAAACTGGGTGGAATCGGCACCTTCCAAACCGGAGCGTTTCTGACCCCCAGAGACATCTTCAATGCCTCCAATGCCGGGGGAACGCGACCCAACCTGCTGCGCAATCCCAACGACCTGGGTCACTCGTCCCGGGATCAGATGATCAACCAGTTCTTCCACACCGGCGACAGGTACTTCGCACGGACCGCCCCGTTCACTTTCGGCAATGCCGGAACGGGGACGATCGTGGGGCCGGGACTGCAGCTTTGGGACATTTCACTTTACAAGGACTTCTACGTGGCTGAAGAACAGCGGGTGCAGTTCCGCGTCGAGTTCTTCAACGCCTTCAACCATGTGAATTTCGGGAATCCCAATACCAGCTTCGGCTCGGCGGCGTTCGGAACCATCCGCAGCGCCGGTGATGCCCGGCAGGTTCAGTTCGGCCTGCGCTACGATTTTTAG
- a CDS encoding DUF1501 domain-containing protein produces the protein MAGLSAIQRRFSPLSRRRWLFDAGAGFGWMALSWLTHREALAAGAARGNAPASASSQLPHFTPRAKRVVQVFALGGMSHLDTLDYKPELTRRNGTPFNMTTFFGEAGHLFGSPFEFRRRGESGLWVSSLLPHLAGCADNLTLIQSMVSKSANHMPAVAQMNTGFPLSGFPSMGAWISYGLGTENEDLPAFVVLPDPADHPWGGVLQWGASFLPASHQGTPFRTSGDALHDLTTPESVPPAQRRAGLKWLTRMNRVYQQAHPGDSSLEARLKSYELAARMQLSVPEIADIERESESTRRLYGLDAKETEAFGRRCLLARRLLERGVRFVQVYNGGPGNSWDAHGRLEKNHTKMALEYDRPVAGLLRDLDSRGMLEDTLVLGVTEFGRTPVAQGGALGRDHHPECFTCWLAGAGLKPGFIYGASDELGYKPAESPVTIYDYHATVLHLLGIDHRRLTYYHNGIERRLTDVHGHAVTEIMA, from the coding sequence ATGGCCGGACTCTCAGCAATACAACGCCGATTCAGCCCGCTGTCCCGCCGCCGGTGGCTCTTCGATGCCGGAGCGGGATTCGGCTGGATGGCGCTCTCGTGGTTGACCCATCGGGAAGCGTTGGCCGCGGGTGCGGCGCGCGGGAACGCCCCAGCCTCCGCGTCGAGCCAACTGCCGCACTTTACTCCCAGAGCCAAGCGCGTCGTCCAGGTGTTCGCACTCGGCGGCATGAGCCACCTCGACACGTTGGACTACAAACCCGAACTCACCAGGCGCAACGGCACCCCGTTCAATATGACCACGTTCTTCGGAGAGGCCGGCCACCTTTTCGGGAGTCCGTTCGAGTTCCGCCGGCGCGGCGAGAGTGGACTCTGGGTGAGCAGCCTGCTGCCGCATCTGGCCGGCTGCGCCGACAATCTCACGCTCATTCAATCCATGGTCTCCAAAAGCGCCAACCACATGCCGGCGGTGGCCCAGATGAACACCGGTTTTCCGCTGAGCGGCTTTCCCAGCATGGGGGCCTGGATCAGCTACGGGCTGGGGACCGAGAACGAAGACCTGCCGGCGTTCGTCGTCCTGCCCGACCCCGCCGACCACCCCTGGGGAGGCGTTCTGCAGTGGGGCGCTTCTTTCTTGCCCGCTTCCCACCAGGGAACGCCGTTTCGCACGTCCGGCGATGCGCTGCATGACCTGACCACTCCCGAATCTGTCCCGCCCGCCCAGCGGCGCGCCGGCCTGAAGTGGCTGACACGCATGAATCGCGTCTACCAGCAAGCGCATCCGGGCGACAGCTCACTGGAGGCGCGTCTCAAATCGTACGAGCTGGCGGCGCGGATGCAGTTGAGCGTCCCTGAAATTGCCGATATCGAGCGGGAAAGCGAGAGCACCCGCCGACTCTACGGCCTGGACGCGAAAGAAACCGAAGCGTTCGGCCGCCGCTGTCTGCTGGCGCGCCGCCTGCTGGAGCGCGGAGTTCGATTCGTCCAGGTTTACAACGGCGGCCCGGGAAATAGCTGGGATGCCCATGGCAGACTGGAGAAAAACCACACCAAGATGGCTCTGGAGTACGATCGTCCCGTCGCCGGCCTGCTCCGGGACCTGGATTCGCGCGGCATGCTGGAGGACACGCTCGTCTTGGGGGTCACCGAGTTCGGCCGGACGCCCGTGGCTCAGGGAGGCGCCCTGGGACGGGACCATCACCCCGAGTGCTTCACCTGCTGGCTGGCCGGGGCCGGCCTCAAGCCGGGGTTCATCTATGGAGCTTCAGACGAGCTGGGCTACAAGCCGGCAGAGAGCCCGGTCACCATCTACGACTACCACGCCACGGTCCTTCACCTGCTGGGGATCGACCATAGACGCCTCACCTACTACCACAACGGCATCGAACGCCGCCTGACCGACGTCCACGGACACGCCGTCACCGAAATAATGGCGTAG